A region of Saccharomyces paradoxus mitochondrion, complete genome DNA encodes the following proteins:
- the atp8 gene encoding Atp8p, with amino-acid sequence MPQLVPFYFMNQLTYGFLLMITLLILFSQFFLPMILRLYVSRLFISKL; translated from the coding sequence ATGCCACAATTAGTTCCATTTTATTTTATGAATCAATTAACATATGGTTTCTTATTAATGATTCTATTATTAATTTTATTCTCACAATTCTTTTTACCTATAATTTTAAGATTATATGTATCTAGATTATTTATTTCTAAATTATAA